GCGAGGGCTAGTCAGTTATTGGAAGATTTAAGCCCTAAGATTTACCCACCAATGCTCAGACGTTTGAAAGAGTCTGCTACGGGATTGGACGCAGTTGCAAAAAGTAGTGGAGCTGGGGGTGGTGATTGTGGGATTGCCCTATCTTTTTCGCTAGAGAGTAGTCTAGAACTCAAAAAACGGTGGCAGAAACAAGGAATTGAAGTATTATATGAGGAGAAAATGGGACCAAATGAGTGAGCAACGAAAAGATCAACATATCCAGTATGCCTTGGAGCAAAAATGGGGGTATAATAGTTTTGATGATATAGAGTTAATTCATCGCTCGCTTCCCTTGTATGATTTGGCTGAGATTGATATGAGTACTCACTTTGCAGGGCGTGATTGGGAGTTTCCTTTTTATATCAATGCCATGACTGGAGGAAGTGAGAAAGCAGGAACAATCAATCAAAAACTAGCACAGCTGGCAGAAGCTTGTGGTCTTTTATTTGTGACGGGATCGTACAGTGCAGCGTTGAAAAATCCTCAAGATGTGTCTTACGATGTGCGTGAAGGCCATCCCAACTTGCTCCTTGCGACCAATATAGGGCTGGACAAGCCCTATCAAGCTGCCCAACGAGCCATAAAAGCTATGAATCCTCTTTTTTTGCAGGTTCATGTGAATGTCATGCAAGAATTGCTCATGCCAGAAGGGGAACGTAGTTTTGCTCACTGGACCAATCATTTGAAAGATTATGTAGCTCAATCCCCCATCCCCTTGATTCTGAAAGAAGTGGGTTTTGGAATGGACGTGAAAAGCATGGAATTGGCTCATGAGCTAGGAATCCGCACGGTGGATCTTTCAGGTCGTGGGGGGACTAGTTTTGCGGCTATTGAAAATCGCCGCGGAGGCAATCGCAATTATCTCAACGACTGGGGCCAGACAACCGTTCAAGCTTTATTGAATGCACAAGCTTTGATGGACAAGCTTGAAATACTAGCGAGCGGTGGCGTTCGTCATCCTCTTGATATGGTCAAAGCCCTCGTTTTAGGAGCCAAGGGGGTTGGCTTATCGCGAACCATTTTGGAATTAGTGGAGACCAAACCCTTGGAAGAAGTGATGACCATTGTAGAGGGATGGAAAGAAGATATTCGTCTTATCATGTGTGCCTTGGGGTGCAAATCAATCGCTGAATTGCACCAAGTGCCCTACTTACTCTACGGGCGATTAGCACAAGCTCGCCTAGAGAACAACCACTAGAAAAATAGGAATTTTGCCAAAATCATCACTATTTTTTATCGGAAATATGGTACAATAAAACTAGAAAGAATAGTGAATCATGAATTATTTTAAAAAATATCGACTGGATTCTTCTAAATTTCGCTTAGGAATGCGGACCTTAAAGACGGGACTAGCTGTTTTTATCGTTCTTCTCCTCTTTCATATACTAGGTTGGCAAGGTCTTCAAATCGCTGCTTTGACAGCTGTTTTTAGTCTGAGAGAGGACTTTGATAAAAGTGTTCATTTTGGGACCTCACGTATTTTAGGAAATAGTATCGGTGGCTTTTATGCCGTCCTATTTTTTCTGCTGAATCAATTATTTGCAGATAATTTTCTGATTACTCTGTTTATGGTTCCGATTTGTACGATGCTGACGATTATGACCAATGTCGCTATGAACAATCAAGCCGGAGTGATTGGTGGCGTGTCTGCCCTCTTGATTATTACCCTTTCTATCCCAGAAGGGGATACCTTGACCTATGTATGTGCAAGGATTTTTGAAACCTTTGTCGGAGTTTTTATCGCCATTTTGGTCAATTATGATGTGGAGAGACTTCGACAAATTCTTTCAAAAAAAGAGAAATAATATACATGTCAGAAATTCTAACATATATTCTTGACAGACGAGAAGTTTCAGACTATAATAGTGTGTAAGAAAGGAAAAGCAATGAAGGAAAAAGAGTTTCGCCGTAATATGGCAGTTTTTCCTATTGGTAGCGTTATGAAATTGACGGATTTGACAGCTCGTCAGATTCGTTATTATGAAGATCAAGATTTGATTAAGCCTGATCGCAATGAAGGCAATCGCCGTATGTATTCTTTGAATGATATGGATCGCTTGCTGGAGATTAAAGACTATATTGCAGAAGGCTATAATATCGCTGCTATTAAGAAAAAATATGCTGAGCGTGAAGCTAAGTCCAAACGAACCATTACTGAAAAAGACGTCCGCCGTGCACTGCACAATGACATCTTGCAGCAAGGTCGCTTTGCTTCATCCATTCCACCGTTCGGTCGCATGCAGTAATCGAACAGATGTAAAAGGATTTAACAAGGAGAGAATATACCCATGCCAATCACAGTAGCTGATATCCGTCGCGAAGTGAAAGAAAAAAATGTCACCTTTATTCGCTTGATGTTTTCAGATATTTTAGGAACGATGAAAAATGTCGAAATTCCTGCAACGGATGAACAGCTTGAAAAGGTTTTATCCAATAAGGCGATGTTTGATGGCTCATCGATTGAAGGATTTGTACGTATCAACGAGTCTGATATGTATCTCTATCCAGATTTGGATACTTGGACAGTCTTTCCTTGGGGAGATGAAAATGGCAGCGTTGCTGGTTTGATTTGTGATGTCTACACGACAG
The window above is part of the Streptococcus himalayensis genome. Proteins encoded here:
- the fni gene encoding type 2 isopentenyl-diphosphate Delta-isomerase — protein: MSEQRKDQHIQYALEQKWGYNSFDDIELIHRSLPLYDLAEIDMSTHFAGRDWEFPFYINAMTGGSEKAGTINQKLAQLAEACGLLFVTGSYSAALKNPQDVSYDVREGHPNLLLATNIGLDKPYQAAQRAIKAMNPLFLQVHVNVMQELLMPEGERSFAHWTNHLKDYVAQSPIPLILKEVGFGMDVKSMELAHELGIRTVDLSGRGGTSFAAIENRRGGNRNYLNDWGQTTVQALLNAQALMDKLEILASGGVRHPLDMVKALVLGAKGVGLSRTILELVETKPLEEVMTIVEGWKEDIRLIMCALGCKSIAELHQVPYLLYGRLAQARLENNH
- a CDS encoding FUSC family protein, with product MNYFKKYRLDSSKFRLGMRTLKTGLAVFIVLLLFHILGWQGLQIAALTAVFSLREDFDKSVHFGTSRILGNSIGGFYAVLFFLLNQLFADNFLITLFMVPICTMLTIMTNVAMNNQAGVIGGVSALLIITLSIPEGDTLTYVCARIFETFVGVFIAILVNYDVERLRQILSKKEK
- a CDS encoding MerR family transcriptional regulator; protein product: MKEKEFRRNMAVFPIGSVMKLTDLTARQIRYYEDQDLIKPDRNEGNRRMYSLNDMDRLLEIKDYIAEGYNIAAIKKKYAEREAKSKRTITEKDVRRALHNDILQQGRFASSIPPFGRMQ